In the Methanococcoides sp. LMO-2 genome, one interval contains:
- a CDS encoding carbonic anhydrase, which produces MPENVEANPVTSWNPESKHPEISETAYIHPQATVIGAVSIGEKVMVAPYASVRGDEGLDIRIDDHSNVQDAVILHGRQTIDQNGNPIKENQVEVDGENYSIYIGKRVSLAHQAQVHGPAIVFDNVFVGMQTFVYKATIGKNSVLEPKACVIGANVPENRYVPSGVVITSQEDADALPEIYEGYPFRHTNDEVVEVNVELADGYNQRK; this is translated from the coding sequence ATGCCAGAAAACGTTGAAGCAAATCCAGTTACTTCATGGAATCCAGAAAGCAAGCATCCGGAGATCTCGGAAACCGCATACATCCACCCGCAGGCAACTGTAATCGGAGCAGTTTCCATCGGTGAAAAGGTTATGGTCGCACCCTATGCATCTGTAAGAGGAGATGAAGGCCTGGACATCAGGATCGATGATCACAGCAATGTGCAGGACGCAGTTATCCTCCATGGGCGCCAGACCATCGACCAGAATGGGAATCCAATAAAAGAGAACCAGGTAGAAGTTGATGGGGAGAACTATTCGATATATATAGGAAAACGAGTGTCTCTTGCCCACCAGGCACAGGTTCATGGCCCTGCAATTGTTTTTGATAATGTGTTCGTAGGAATGCAGACCTTTGTATATAAGGCAACAATTGGAAAAAACTCAGTACTTGAGCCAAAAGCCTGTGTGATAGGTGCAAATGTTCCAGAGAACAGATATGTGCCCTCAGGAGTTGTCATCACTTCCCAGGAAGATGCAGATGCATTACCTGAGATATACGAAGGATACCCATTCAGGCATACAAATGACGAGGTCGTTGAAGTTAACGTGGAACTTGCAGACGGATACAACCAAAGAAAATAA
- a CDS encoding rhodanese-like domain-containing protein yields the protein MSMLSEKILLVLAIVIVSCLILGCAGYGTSDPADGTVGSDGYTDVSVKEAKEMIDSGDVFLLDVRSVGEFETEHIEGAVNINVNELSSRLDEVPRDETILVYCRSGSRSVTASNILVDAGYMDVYNMLGGINKWKAAGYPYVSGSSS from the coding sequence ATGAGTATGTTGTCTGAGAAAATATTACTTGTTCTTGCCATAGTAATAGTTTCCTGCCTTATTTTAGGGTGTGCAGGCTACGGCACTTCTGATCCGGCAGATGGGACTGTTGGTTCAGATGGATACACTGATGTATCTGTAAAAGAAGCAAAAGAGATGATCGATTCAGGGGATGTGTTCCTGCTGGACGTCCGTTCAGTGGGTGAGTTCGAGACCGAGCACATCGAAGGTGCTGTGAACATCAATGTGAACGAACTCAGCTCAAGGCTGGATGAGGTGCCCCGGGATGAAACGATACTTGTCTATTGTCGCTCTGGTTCCAGAAGTGTTACTGCAAGCAATATCCTCGTTGATGCCGGTTATATGGATGTGTACAACATGCTTGGCGGCATCAACAAATGGAAAGCTGCAGGCTACCCTTATGTGAGCGGCTCATCATCTTAA
- a CDS encoding DUF2769 domain-containing protein has protein sequence MMSGSEEEKIGGKYFGICPSFHHSKACNCKHCPSSPGEGYMFCARGNKLPVPEKAGCLCKECYVYSQFALEGEYFCREEDE, from the coding sequence ATGATGTCCGGTAGCGAAGAAGAAAAGATCGGCGGGAAATATTTCGGTATATGTCCCTCTTTCCACCATTCCAAGGCCTGTAATTGTAAACATTGCCCGTCATCTCCCGGAGAGGGGTATATGTTCTGTGCAAGGGGCAACAAGTTACCTGTCCCTGAAAAAGCGGGATGTTTGTGTAAGGAGTGCTATGTTTACAGCCAGTTCGCTCTTGAAGGCGAATATTTCTGCAGAGAAGAGGATGAATGA